From the genome of Streptomyces sp. JH34:
CTTCGAGCAGATGGGCCTCGGGATCGGCGCGGCGATCGTCAACTTCGTCGTGCTCACCGCCGCGCTCTCCTCCTGCAACTCCGGCATGTACTCCACCGGCCGCATGCTGCGCGACCTCGCGATCAACGGCCAGGGCCCGAAGGCCTTCACCAAGCTGACGAAGAACGGCCTCCCGCTGGTCGGCACCACCTTCTCCGCCGCGCTGATGCTCGTCGGCGTCTGGATCAACTACCAGTGGCCCGGCGAAGCGTTCAACTACGTCGTCTCCTTCGCGACCATCTCCGGCATGTGGGCCTGGATCATGATCCTGGTCTGCCAGATCCGCTTCCGCTCCAAGGCCGACCGGGGCGAGCTGCCCCAGTCCACCTTCAAGGCACCCGGAGCGCCCTTCAGCAGCTGGTTCGCCCTCGCCTTCATCGGCCTCGTCATCGCCATGATGGCCATCGACAAGGACGCCAGGATCTCGCTGTACTGCGCACCGCTGTGGGGCCTCATCCTGGGCGTCTCCTACCTGGTGCTCAAGGCCCGCAACCCCGACAACAAGGCCTTCGCCAAGCGCTGACCCGCGCGACGGCAGCCCCCGGGACACCGCCGCCCCAACGGCTCTGTCCGGCATACGGGCCCCCGCGTACCACTCCTCGGTACGCGGGGGCCCCTCTGCTTATCCTGGGGGCCATGCTGACCCTTACCCAGGCGCTCCACGACCAGATCGTCGCGCACTCCCGCGCGGACCACCCCGACGAGGCGTGCGGCGTCGTCGCCGGTCCGGCCGGAACGGGCCGCGCCGAACGGTTCGTCCCCATGCTCAACGCCGCGCGCTCACCCACGTTCTACGAGTTCGACTCCACGGACCTGCTGAAGCTCTACCGCGAGATGGACGACCGCGACGAGGAGCCGGTGATCATCTACCACTCCCACACCGCGACCGAGGCCTACCCCTCCCGCACCGACCTCACGTACGCCAACGAACCCGGCGCCCACTACGTGCTGGTCTCCACCGCGGACGCCGACGACGCCGGCCCCTTCCAGTTCCGCTCCTACCGCATCGTGGACGGCGAGATCACCGAGGAAGAGGTCGAGATCGTCGAGGCCTACCCCGCCGCGGTGTGACGCGCGGGGGCGGCCCAGGACACCCCCCGCCCCCACCGTCTGTCCACATCGCGAACGCTCACCATCCACGATGTGGGATCACACTCCGGAAACCGGGTCGGGAATCGATACGATGAGCCCATGGTTCTCCATGACGTGAGCGACAAGACGCCGGGCATGCTGCTCGTCGCGCGGCTGCACGTCGACCTGTGCAGACTTTCCAGCGCGATGTGTCCGGCTGCCGCCTGCCCGTGAACCGCCCGGCCTGAGCCGCGGCCCGAGCGCACCACGTACGCACCACCCCCGCGCGGGGGCACACAAACGCGCGCCCCACGCCACCTCCCCGCTTTCGACAGGAGCCCACGCCATGGCCATCGAGGTCCGCATCCCGACCATCCTCCGCACCTACACCGACGGCGCCAAGGCGGTCGAAGGCAACGGGGAGACCCTCGCCGACCTCCTGACCGACCTGGAGACCCGCCACAACGGCATCCGCGAGCGCATCGTCGACGGCGAGCAGCTGCGCCGCTTCGTGAACGTCTACCTCAACGACGAGGACGTGCGCTTCCTCGACGGCATCTCCACCAAGCTCACCGACGGCGACAACGTCACCATCCTCCCGGCCGTCGCCGGCGGCATGCGCTGATGCGGTACGACTCCCCGCTGGCGGCCGTGGGCAACACCCCCCTGGTCCGCCTCCCGCGGCTGTCCCCGTCCGAGGACGTCCGCATCTGGGCCAAGCTCGAGGACCGCAACCCCACCGGCTCGATCAAGGACCGCCCCGCGCTCCACATGGTCGAGCAGGCGGAGAAGGACGGCCGGCTGACACCCGGCTGCACCATCCTCGAACCCACCAGCGGCAACACCGGCATCTCGCTCGCCATGGCAGCCACCCTCAAGGGCTACCGCATCGTCTGCGTCATGCCGGAGAACACCTCGCAGGAACGGCGCGACCTGCTCACCATGTGGGGCGCCGAGATCATCTCCTCCCCGGCGGCAGGCGGCTCCAACACGGCCGTCCGCGTCGCCAAGGAGCTCGCGGCCGAGCACCCCGACTGGGTCATGCTCTACCAGTACGGCAACCCGGACAACGCCGGCGCCCACTACGCCACCACCGGACCGGAGATCCTCACCGACCTCCCCTCCATCACGCACTTCGTGGCGGGCCTCGGCACCACCGGCACCCTCATGGGCGTCGGCCGCTACCTCCGCGAGAACAAGCCCGACGTCAGCGTCGTCGCCGCCGAACCCCGCTACGACGACCTCGTGTACGGCCTGCGCAACCTCGACGAGGGCTTCGTCCCCGAGCTCTACGACGCCTCCGTCCTCACCACCCGCTTCTCCGTCGGCTCCGCCGACGCCGTCACCCGCACCCGCGAGCTCCTCCAGCAGGAAGGCATCTTCGCGGGCGTCTCCACCGGCGCCGCACTCCACGCCGCCATCGGAGTCGGCCGCAAGGCCGTCAAGGCGGGGGAGTCCGCCGACATCGTCTTCGTCGTCGCCGACGGCGGCTGGAAGTACCTGTCGACCGGCGTCTACACCGCCCCCACGACGGAAGCCGCCATCGAGACCCTGCACGGCCAGCTCTGGGCCTGACGGCCCCCGGGCCACCCGCGGGAACAACAGCCACGCGCACCGGAGGCGCGGGACGGGAGAACACCCCGCCCGCGCCTCACGCACGTTCACCCCAGGTCGCGCACCCGCCCCCACACCCCCGGATCCAGCTCGCCCGCCTTCCGCCGGAACCCCGACAGCGCGACGTCCCGCAACTCGTCCGTCTCCAGAAAGCTCTGCCGGCCCCGCGCGTCACCCACCGAACCCGCGGGCAGCGCGATCACCCCCGGCCGCTCCTCATGGTGCTTGCTGGTGATCTTGGCCACGACCGCCGTACCGCCCCGCACCGACAGCACCAGACACGGCCGGTCCTTCGACCCCGGCCCGTCCTCGAACGGCACGTCCGCCCACCAGATCTCCCCGGGCCGCGGCCCACCGTGCGGCCTGCCCTTCTTCTTCCTCTCCGGAGCACGCCCCGGCGGACGCGTCCGCCCGCCAGGACGCCGCGGACCACGCCCGCCCCGGCCCCGCGCATCGGAGACCGTCGCCACGAGCGCCAGCAGGACAACGACGGCCAGTGCCGCCCACCACCACGAGTTCATGCACCGACCGTACCGGCGCGCCGCACAGCACCCCGCCTTCCATCGAACCGGTGACACCACAGGTGAGTTCCCCCACAACGGCAGGCCGTGGAGGAGCGACCAGTGGTTTCGCGCCTTACGCTCGACGGACCGCACGAACCCTCCCCGTTCCCACGCCTCGGAGGTTCACGCTCCATGAAGCTCACCGTCGTCGGCTGCTCCGGCTCGTTCCCTTCACCGGGTTCGGCATGCTCGAGCTACCTCGTAGAGGCCGACGGCTTCCGGCTGCTCCTCGACATGGGCAACGGCGCCCTGGGCGAGTTGCAGCGCCACGTAGGTCTCTACGACCTCGACGCCATCTTCCTCAGCCACCTCCATGCCGATCACTGCATCGACATGTGCGCGTACTTCGTCGTCCGGTACTACCGCTTCGACGGCGGACGCCCCGCCGCCATCCCCGTGTACGGCCCCGAGGGCACCGAGCAGCGGCTCACCACGGCCCACGCCGACACCCCGTCCGACCACGCGATGAGCGAGGTCTTCGACTTCCACACGCTGAAGTCCGGGTCGTTCGAGATCGGCCCCTTCTCGGTCCGCACGGAGAAGCTCCGCCACCCCGTCGACACCTTCGGCATCAGGATCGAGCACGACGGACGTGTCCTCACCTACTCCGGCGACACCGGCACCTGCGAGGCGCTGGCCGAACTCGCCGAGGGATCCGACCTGTTCCTCTGTGAAGCATCGTTCGTCCACGGCAAGGAGGACATCCCGGACCTCCACCTCAACGGCCGCGAGGCAGGCGAGTACGCCGCCCGCGCCGGAGCGGGACGCCTCGTCCTCACCCACATCCCGCCGTGGACCGACGCCGACCGCAACCTCGCCGACGCCCGCGAGGTCTACGACGGCCCGGTCGAGCTGGCGGCCCCGGGCGCGGTGTACGAGGTCTAGGAGCCGGAACTCCGACACGACGAAGCCCTACCTCCCGCGGGAGGTAGGGCTTCGTCGTGCCGTGCGCCTGCCAGGGGTTACGCCTTGGTGAGGTCCTCGACCTCTTCCTCGGGCTCACGGCCCGGGGTGGTGAGGTTGAACTTCGTGATGGCGAACCGGAAGACCACGTAGTAGACCGCCGCGAAGACCAGGCCGATAGGGATGATCATCCAGGGCTTCGTCGCCAGGTTCCAGTTCAGGAAGTAGTCGATCGCACCTGCGGAGAAGCTGAAACCGTGGTGTACGCCCAGGCCCCATGTGACGGCCATCGACAGGGCGGTCAGCAACGCGTGGATCACGTACAGCAGCGGCGCGATGAACATGAACGCGAACTCGATCGGCTCGGTGATGCCGGTGACGAACGAGGTCAGCGCCAGGGACATCATCATGCCGCCCACAGCCTTGCGGCGTTCGGGGCGGGCGCAGTGCGTGATCGCCAGAGCGGCGGCCGGCAGCGCGAACATCATGATCGGGAAGAAGCCGGACATGAACTGACCGGCGGTGGGGTCACCGTGGAAGAAGCGCGGCAGGTCGCCGTGCCACATGCCACCGGCGGAGTCCTTGAAGGAACCGATCTCCTGCCAGGCCACCGTGTTCACGAACTGGTGCATGCCGACCGGCAGCAGAGCGCGGTTGACGACGCCGAAGACGCCGGCGCCGACAGCCCCCAGACCGGTCATCCACTCCCCGAAGTTGGTGATGAGGTCACCGATCGGCTCCCAGACCAGACCGAAGAGAACACCCATGACGGTGCCGACGAAGGCCATGATGATCGGGACGAGACGGCGGCCGTTGAAGAAGCCGAGCCAGTCCACCAGCTTGGTGCGGTGGAACCGCTGCCATATGACGGCGGCCAGGAGGCCCATGATGATGCCGCCGAAGACCTTGGGGTCGTTGTACGTCGCAGCGACGTCGACACCCTTGTTGGCCGTGGTGTTGACGACGGCGTCGGAGGTCGGGAACGCGGTCAACACGTTCTTGTAGACCAGGAAGCCGACCAGGGCGGCGAGCGCCGTGGAACCATCGGCCTTCTTGGCGAAGCCGATGGCGATACCGACGCAGAACAGCAGCGGCAGGTTCGCGAAGACCGCGTCACCGGCGGTCGCGAAGACCGTGGCGACCTTGCCCCAGCCGAGGCCCTCGGCCCCGAAGACATCGGGCTGGCCGAGGCGGAGCAGGATGCCCGCCGCAGGCAGGACGGCGATCGGCAGCTGGAGGCTGCGCCCGACCTTCTGCAGGCCCTGGAACACGCCGGAACCCCGCTTCTTCGCGGGTGCCGCCGGGGCAGCGGTGTCCGTACTCATCAACTTCCTCCAGTAGGCAAGGCGCCGCCGGGGACAGTTGGTGGGGGGCGGCGACTCGAGGAACGCGGCGGCAGGAACGGCCGCGTGGTCTGGACCACTGAGTGGTGTAGACCAGTTTTAGCACGGTGAGGGTTGGATAAGGAACCTTCAATTTGCCCCGTAGCGCCTCCACCACCCTCGGTGACGCCGAGGAGCCCCCGGACCTCGCGGTCCGGGGGCTCCACCGAGAGCCTGGGAGGCCCTACTTCGTGAGGTCCTCCTCGATCTTCTCCTCCTCCTCGACGGGCTCGCGCCCCGGGGTCTGGAGATTGAACTTCGTGATCGCGAACCGGAAGATCGCGTAGTAGACCACCGCGAAACACAGCCCGATCGGGATGATCAGCCAAGGCTTCGTGTCCAGGTGCCAGTTGACGACGTAGTCGATCAGTCCGGCCGAGAAGCTGAACCCCGCGTGCACGCCCAACGCCCAGGTGACCCCCATCGAGACGCCGGTGAGAATCGCGTGCACCCCGTACAGCAGGGGTGCGACGAAGAGGAACGAGAACTCCAGCGGCTCCGTCACCCCCGTCACGAACGAC
Proteins encoded in this window:
- a CDS encoding M67 family metallopeptidase, with translation MLTLTQALHDQIVAHSRADHPDEACGVVAGPAGTGRAERFVPMLNAARSPTFYEFDSTDLLKLYREMDDRDEEPVIIYHSHTATEAYPSRTDLTYANEPGAHYVLVSTADADDAGPFQFRSYRIVDGEITEEEVEIVEAYPAAV
- a CDS encoding putative leader peptide, with product MVLHDVSDKTPGMLLVARLHVDLCRLSSAMCPAAACP
- a CDS encoding MoaD/ThiS family protein; its protein translation is MAIEVRIPTILRTYTDGAKAVEGNGETLADLLTDLETRHNGIRERIVDGEQLRRFVNVYLNDEDVRFLDGISTKLTDGDNVTILPAVAGGMR
- a CDS encoding cysteine synthase, with the protein product MRYDSPLAAVGNTPLVRLPRLSPSEDVRIWAKLEDRNPTGSIKDRPALHMVEQAEKDGRLTPGCTILEPTSGNTGISLAMAATLKGYRIVCVMPENTSQERRDLLTMWGAEIISSPAAGGSNTAVRVAKELAAEHPDWVMLYQYGNPDNAGAHYATTGPEILTDLPSITHFVAGLGTTGTLMGVGRYLRENKPDVSVVAAEPRYDDLVYGLRNLDEGFVPELYDASVLTTRFSVGSADAVTRTRELLQQEGIFAGVSTGAALHAAIGVGRKAVKAGESADIVFVVADGGWKYLSTGVYTAPTTEAAIETLHGQLWA
- a CDS encoding type II toxin-antitoxin system PemK/MazF family toxin, which translates into the protein MNSWWWAALAVVVLLALVATVSDARGRGGRGPRRPGGRTRPPGRAPERKKKGRPHGGPRPGEIWWADVPFEDGPGSKDRPCLVLSVRGGTAVVAKITSKHHEERPGVIALPAGSVGDARGRQSFLETDELRDVALSGFRRKAGELDPGVWGRVRDLG
- a CDS encoding MBL fold metallo-hydrolase, with protein sequence MKLTVVGCSGSFPSPGSACSSYLVEADGFRLLLDMGNGALGELQRHVGLYDLDAIFLSHLHADHCIDMCAYFVVRYYRFDGGRPAAIPVYGPEGTEQRLTTAHADTPSDHAMSEVFDFHTLKSGSFEIGPFSVRTEKLRHPVDTFGIRIEHDGRVLTYSGDTGTCEALAELAEGSDLFLCEASFVHGKEDIPDLHLNGREAGEYAARAGAGRLVLTHIPPWTDADRNLADAREVYDGPVELAAPGAVYEV
- a CDS encoding PTS transporter subunit EIIC, which produces MSTDTAAPAAPAKKRGSGVFQGLQKVGRSLQLPIAVLPAAGILLRLGQPDVFGAEGLGWGKVATVFATAGDAVFANLPLLFCVGIAIGFAKKADGSTALAALVGFLVYKNVLTAFPTSDAVVNTTANKGVDVAATYNDPKVFGGIIMGLLAAVIWQRFHRTKLVDWLGFFNGRRLVPIIMAFVGTVMGVLFGLVWEPIGDLITNFGEWMTGLGAVGAGVFGVVNRALLPVGMHQFVNTVAWQEIGSFKDSAGGMWHGDLPRFFHGDPTAGQFMSGFFPIMMFALPAAALAITHCARPERRKAVGGMMMSLALTSFVTGITEPIEFAFMFIAPLLYVIHALLTALSMAVTWGLGVHHGFSFSAGAIDYFLNWNLATKPWMIIPIGLVFAAVYYVVFRFAITKFNLTTPGREPEEEVEDLTKA